Proteins encoded in a region of the Phaenicophaeus curvirostris isolate KB17595 chromosome 1, BPBGC_Pcur_1.0, whole genome shotgun sequence genome:
- the GOLGB1 gene encoding golgin subfamily B member 1, protein MLSRLSGLASTVLQELSGDDGDAVTESTAAVQALEPEVESMEEAPEDLLERLAQTEKLVVQLKDLIREKDALLQQKETVLKEEREAADAKLMKLKLQAKAKLASLNKRIEELTEKGSSLPAPTSSEEQTCPKCQNDQNTSEGQSEEVEALKEQLREREEAVQDLKEQLAQANVNLKDAEIKHTTQVSSLQEAIQEKEALLEEQAHQHQAELLKITAQSDLEVEMQQNLRTLQRKLEEQEEALLGRTQVVELLQQELRAAEQQNQTLRDQCQKMEVELSSHRDVLDAERRESQDLREKMELELAERKMFTHRLQDEVQCLSEQLEEARRAQTGLEVKYKDLEQEQKLEVEEKNRQISCLKVVEQELQTSVAALVGENDRLKLDVDRLLVLSAENSATIQKLQDELAQKPEEFVYCQNELSSQAVQDAELKKQDETTLEKIVDCEEQNETSLLPTETLEKQQSEETPHLQLLLQEPQQEAVVVAENAKQTRIESCQPGILDYVAAEKQKELSVLLLELKEAQEEIDFLKSQLKDPSSQTSTGSQTGEATTQLEDGSQVRFLEREEQKVSDTQNELGSGSLQGGTEIQRIGVLQGSRLQEVREVPTADPESDVCQSQELLKLQNQIAELQIILQQSEESYKKDLGEKGAEINRLKQLAEEYRKKIEDADDAFCVLSEERDQLLCQMKELSALTELKEQVKQLEENLALSERQRLSDNQSNLLKEQIQSLKNEFKSKENKIEALQKDLDEAQLQLSNQDMQLKGLRSQIEKRECEVLDLEELLRRNTAEREELSQKLTSKGHEAANLEQVVAEQTRSIENLQQTLLEKDQQMTEVSLSMSEKMVLLNEEKFSLENELKSLKEQTRLLVKAQEEKDKDIEEKDASQKREESEQQFEPASKENEVLVNQLELLKKENEQVKRKLQAALVNRKELLKKVGKLEDELVRLKKEPGSETLVARDAEGEENVMSVISKDVNLESQPSEEHLIQLLSEKESELRSIRKDLVEKEATEAQLQAVIEEMRRSLQGETNISGKDELVERQTNDDKVTETNKSLKDDEENKKNSLSAVNLDENQKFVLKERISTLEQEKEQLQKKLQEALVSRKDTIKKAQEKDRHHREQLKQQKDDYNVLQEQFDKQSKEKESIQAQLRQLQEEKASTETVLGNRAGLDSSCVGAENTTNNALVRVAGVSEEEVEKLEELQMEKEKLEDIVSHMQSELACKSELVFQLQEHVARLFEEIEGLKRSSEQAEAKAASLQTQLEENLARISREGALEDLKTLMDQKDEEIKFLNLQLREKSEALANVQAELLEKEGSVKSLCRQLEAQAQAHEEQSKRLQTELLEVQEKQDDGAEAAKEKHQMQRKLQAALISRKEALKESKSLKEELAGAKITIENLSVKVADMETQIWGHVKDRDALTEKSARLTEEREKLIAEVDKVLGENQNLEGCCKNLKNTLDGFLLEKEKLEKEVESLKSFQAAESSEWREKYGDLQKEYETLLQSYENVSNEAERIQRVLETVRQEKQDVFMKLKSAEAKKEETEKQLQEAGQEIDGMKEKMRKFAKSKQQKILELEEENEKLRADGELRRTGDVSTDSSLKEDLESSRRDLESSRRDCQSLSTQLEVVIAEKERLNQEITDLKCHLQVTESKLKESRELVDKYVAQKTTEEVANQAVGAPPPVERTENQVDISFGPESPPAELEQRVLDGSSPREDLGTYIEQVAELTERIRELEDNRRASEQELGDIRMRVETLASEKKALETQMEEKLHELDVLQDTLAKMEQTAQKTKDDLVRMTELKDALEAEKDDLEERLMNQLAELNGSIGNYQQDATDSQMENEQLKRELQSLQRVVHELEEEKRHMAMEKSKAGSEKQKEFVEKLKCSWRGDTSTHVKELQELLKQKQQEIKQLQKECIKSQEKNSSLERTIKALEFVQSEAQKEVEAAKEALAKAVEDTKKAQAELALCKVTLDDTQSEAARVVAEGVKVKEELQANKENIVIQLKKKDEDLERRLEEEREKHSKEVKNIEERLVALQREKDHVESALGDLQDALERKDQEAKQLEGHLNKTLAQLAAFTRSMSSLQDDRDRVIDEAKTWEKKFTETIQKKEEEIRSKEETCIVLKDQMKQMALHVEELQAQISRLEHSKKDLESQSKKEIQHHQTTCQMLREEKKELLMQLEESQRLSSQSQDEQQKLESEISSLRHQLADLQSSFTDCELAREELSSLVKQHETSIQNFKFSCQQLEADLQASKDLTDKLHEEISAKEQKILSLLSAKEEAVVAALSELQQQHAEEMKELEQRLRKEEEAKQALEKEKNKYLGQLDHLTEKMKTSREESKKHKAQLDSFTKSMSSLQDDRDRVLRDYKQLEERHLVIILEKDQLIQEAAAENNKLKEEMRSFHSRMDDLNSENAKLSAELVRYREDLNQVISIKDSQQKQLLKTQLQRIQTLEKEKTMVETRLKESEHAQDDLRKGMEALREEKVTVSQEIETLTSSLSRVKNEMAALLEGTPIVECQAQLKAREEEAQELSHKLSLSQQRITELEEQLLCVQNDASKKVGEAEDKLRKELKHLHHDAGIMRNETETAEERVAELARDLMEMEQKFLEVTDENKDLRAQIQSFGKSMSSLQDSRDQANEELHVLKQKYSVDLEEQKSLVQNLQKQMVQLQEEQQSTARERDTVRSELIELQKTTDERGLLAQIEQLNQKLRAKEDELLRLSSELESSSNQLKSFSKAMGSLQNERDRLLNELDKTRKTEEVKQQAEGSTSTTLPEVQSLKKALSSLQDDRDRVVRELKNLQQQYILVGVESAENARLKAQLQEYQQDMDKEHLLLEELKQESVSYQQELQQLRQEKTTWEKQNSGLKEQYLMVIADKDKELNHLQRIVQEMKLLQNKPRVGEERDQPKIPSEVLRGDFSSLETETKHLQTQLSDSLKELHQKELRIQQLNSKLSQVFEEKNALSLQLRSSSRSICESHQHYNEVLNRCLELEKQLQELHSADKGMELFATDAAPGAPQEKNEPPRGSYTPELQELQLRLSETEHLHSSTKQDLRYLEEQLEEERERRLAVEEALSAAQDQIRRLQSSEWTSSSSASIDMTPDHEHPLLMDPVDNHFSKTRNILGLRRLFRSLFHSRTRLPLLAATYLLALHVLLFLCFTGHL, encoded by the exons TGTCAGAATGACCAAAATACAAGTGAAGGGCAAAGCGAGGAAGTCGAAGCACTCAAGGAGCAGCTCAGGGAGCGAGAGGAGGCTGTTCAGGACCTGAAGGAGCAGCTGGCTCAAGCCAACGTGAATCTCAAAGATGCTGAAATCAAGCACACAACACAG GTGAGCTCCCTGCAGGAAGCGATTCAGGAGAAGGAAGCTCTCCTAGAAGAGCAAGCTCACCAACACCAAGCTGAATTGCTCAAGATAACAGCTCAGTCAGATCTGGAAGTAGAGATGCAGCAG AACCTGCGTACGCTTCAAAggaagctggaggagcaggaagaaGCTCTGCTAGGACGAACTCAGGTGGTGGAGTTGCTGCAGCAGGAATTACGTGCTGCTGAACAGCAAAACCAG ACGCTCCGAGACCAGTGCCAGAAGATGGAAGTGGAGCTAAGCTCCCACAGGGATGTACTGGATGCTGAGAGACGAGAATCTCAGGATCTCAGAGAGAAGATGGAGCTGGAACTAGCTGAGAGGAAGATGTTCACCCATCGCTTGCAGGACGAGGTGCAGTGTCTCTCGGAGCAGCTGGAAGAGGCAAGAAGAGCACAAACTGGATTAGAGGTGAAGTATAAAGACCTGGAGCAGGAACAGAAGCTGGAGGTGGAAGAGAAAAACCGGCAGATCAGTTGTCTTAAGGTGGTTGAGCAAGAGCTGCAAACAAGCGTTGCTGCACTCGTAGGTGAAAATGATCGGCTGAAGCTGGATGTTGATCGACTGTTGGTCTTATCTGCTGAAAACAGCGCTACGATACAGAAACTGCAAG ACGAACTTGCACAGAAACCTGAAGAATTTGTCTACTGTCAGAATGAGCTGAGCTCCCAGGCTGTGCAGGACGCTGAATTGAAGAAGCAG GATGAaacaacactggaaaaaatagTAGATTGTGAAGAGCAGAATGAAACTTCACTTCTACCCACAGAAAccttggaaaagcagcagagtgAAG AAACACCCCACTTGCAACTTCTTCTCCAGGAGCCCCAGCAGGAAGCCGTGGTGGTGGCCGAAAACGCGAAGCAG acaAGAATAGAAAGCTGTCAGCCTGGAATTCTAGACTATGTTgctgcagagaaacagaaggagcTGTCAGTCTTGCTGCTGGAACTGAAAGAAGCCCAAGAAGAAATAGATTTTCTGAAAAGCCAGCTCAAGGACCCAAGCAGCCAAACCTCTACAGGCAGCCAAACAGGAGAAGCAACGACCCAACTGGAAGATGGTTCCCAGGTTCGGTTTCTTGAGAGGGAAGAGCAAAAGGTTTCGGATACACAAAATGAGTTGGGTAGTGGCTCATTGCAGGGAGGCACAGAAATTCAGCGTATCGGGGTGCTTCAGGGAAGCCGCCTTCAAGAGGTGCGAGAAGTTCCTACAGCAGATCCCGAATCTGATGTCTGTCAATCTCAAGAGCTGCTGAAGTTACAGAACCAAATTGCTGAGCTGCAAATAATTCTTCAGCAATCAGAAGAATCCTATAAGAAAGATCTAGGAGAAAAAGGTGCAGAAATAAATAGGTTAAAGCAGCTGGCTgaggaatacagaaaaaaaatagaggatgCGGATGatgctttttgtgttttgagTGAAGAACGAGATCAGCTCCTGTGTCAGATGAAGGAACTTTCTGCTCTAACAGAACTGAAAGAGCAAGTGAAGCAGCTTGAGGAAAATCTGGCTCTCTCAGAAAGGCAGAGACTGTCAGACAATCAAAGCAACCTTCTGAAAGAGCAAATCCAGAGCCTTAAAAATGAGTTTAAATCCAAGGAGAATAAAATCGAAGCTTTGCAAAAAGACTTGGATGAAGCGCAACTTCAACTCTCCAACCAGGACATGCAGCTGAAAGGTCTGAGAAGCCAGATTGAGAAGAGGGAATGTGAAGTACTTGATCTAGAAGAACTTCTGAGGAGGAACACAGCTGAGAGAGAGGAGCTTTCCCAAAAATTAACCTCTAAGGGACATGAAGCAGCAAACCTAGAACAGGTTGTTGCTGAACAGACCAGGTCCATAGAGAACCTGCAACAAACCTTGCTGGAGAAGGACCAGCAGATGACAGAGGTCAGTCTCAGCATGTCTGAGAAGATGGTTCTGCTGAATGAAGAGAAATTTTCTCTAGAAAACGAGCTGAAGAGTCTTAAAGAGCAAACAAGACTGTTAGTAAAAGCCcaggaagaaaaggataaaGACATCGAAGAAAAAGATGCATCTCAGAAACGTGAGGAGTCTGAGCAGCAGTTTGAGCCAGCGAGTAAAGAAAATGAGGTTTTAGTAAATCAACTTGagcttctgaaaaaagaaaatgagcaagTAAAGCGGAAGCTACAAGCGGCGCTTGTTAACAGAAAGGAGCTTctgaagaaggttggaaaatTGGAGGATGAATTAGTACGATTGAAAAAAGAACCTGGATCGGAGACCTTGGTGGCTCGAGATGCTGAAGGGGAGGAAAATGTGATGAGCGTGATAAGCAAAGACGTGAATCTTGAAAGCCAACCCAGTGAGGAGCATCTAATCCAGttgctttctgaaaaggaaTCTGAGCTGCGAAGCATCAGGAAGGACTTGGTGGAGAAAGAAGCCACCGAAGCACAATTGCAGGCGGTGATTGAGGAAATGAGGCGAAGTTTGCAAGGTGAAACGAATATTTCGGGTAAAGATGAACTCGTGGAGAGACAGACAAATGATGACAAGGTCACCGAAACCAATAAAAGCCTcaaagatgatgaagaaaacaaaaaaaatagtttgtcGGCTGTAAATCTCGATGAAAACCAAAAGTTTGTCCTGAAAGAGAGAATTTCAACTCTGgagcaagaaaaagaacaacttcAAAAGAAACTTCAAGAAGCTCTGGTGTCTCGCAAAGACACTATAAAAAAGGCTCAAGAAAAGGACAGACACCACAGGGAGCagctgaaacagcagaaagatgATTATAACGTCCTCCAAGAACAATTTgataagcaaagcaaagagaaggagaGCATCCAAGCTCAGCTCAGACAGctccaagaagaaaaagcatcGACAGAGACTGTTCTTGGGAATCGAGCTGGGTTGGATTCTTCATGCGTGGGAGCAGAAAATACAACGAATAACGCACTTGTGCGAGTTGCAGGTGTTTCTGAGGAAGAGGTTGAGAAACTTGAGGagctgcagatggagaaggagaaattgGAAGATATCGTTAGCCACATGCAAAGCGAACTTGCTTGCAAATCAGAATTAGTCTTCCAGTTGCAAGAGCACGTAGCACGGTTGTTTGAGGAGATAGAGGGGCTGAAGAGAAGCTCTGAGCAAGCTGAAGCTAAGGCAGCGAGTCTTCAAACGCAACTGGAGGAGAATCTAGCAAGGATTTCTAGAGAAGGTGCTCTGGAAGACCTGAAAACACTTATGGACCAAAAGGATGAAGAAATCAAGTTTCTTAACTTGCAGTTAAGGGAGAAAAGCGAAGCTCTTGCTAACGTGCAGGCAGAGTTGCTGGAAAAAGAGGGTTCAGTCAAGAGCCTGTGTCGTCAGTTGGAAGCTCAAGCTCAGGCGCACGAGGAGCAAAGCAAGAGGCTGCAAACGGAGTTGCTTGAAGTTCAGGAGAAGCAGGATGACGGTGCAGAAGCAGCTAAAGAGAAGCATCAAATGCAGAGAAAGTTGCAAGCTGCTCTTATTTCTAGAAAAGAAGCACTAAAGGAGAGCAAATCTCTCAAAGAGGAGCTGGCTGGTGCTAAAATCACTATtgaaaacctttctgtgaaggtgGCAGATATGGAAACCCAAATATGGGGTCATGTTAAAGATAGAGATGCTTTAACTGAGAAGTCAGCAAGACTCACCGAAGAGCGAGAAAAACTTATTGCAGAGGTGGATAAAGTACTTGGAGAAAACCAGAATCTTGAGGGATGCtgtaaaaacctgaaaaatactCTAGATGGATTTCTTCTAgagaaggagaagctggagaaggaggtggaaTCCTTGAAGAGCTTTCAAGCTGCTGAGAGTTCCGAGTGGCGCGAGAAATACGGGGACCTTCAGAAAGAATACGAAACGCTCCTGCAGTCGTACGAGAATGTGAGTAACGAGGCTGAGCGGATTCAGCGGGTTTTGGAGACGGTGAGGCAGGAGAAGCAGGACGTTTTCATGAAGCTGAAAAGCGCGGAAGCGAAAAAAGAGGAAACGGAGAAGCAGCTCCAGGAAGCCGGGCAAGAAATTGATGgaatgaaggagaaaatgaggaaattcGCCAAATCCAAGCAACAAAAGATCCTGGAACTGGAGGAGGAGAATGAGAAGCTTAGAGCAGATGGAGAGCTTCGCAGAACTGGAGATGTCAGTACAGATAGTAGCTTGAAGGAAGATCTGGAGAGCTCTAGGAGGGATCTGGAGAGCTCTAGGAGGGATTGCCAGTCTCTTTCTACTCAACTTGAGGTGGTAATTGCTGAAAAGGAGCGTCTTAATCAAGAGATCACAGACTTAAAGTGTCACTTGCAGGTAACAGAATCGAAGctgaaggaaagcagagaacTGGTAGACAAATATGTTGCTCAGAAGACAACAGAGGAGGTGGCTAATCAAGCAGTTGGGGCACCACCACCGGTGGAGAGGACTGAAAACCAAGTGGATATAAGTTTTGGACCAGAGTCTcctcctgcagagctggaacAAAGAGTATTGGATGGTAGTAGCCCACGTGAAGATCTTGGTACCTACATAGAGCAGGTAGCCGAGCTCACGGAGCGAATCAGAGAGTTAGAAGATAACAGGAGGGCTTCAGAGCAAGAGCTGGGTGACATCCGCATGCGTGTTGAGACGTTAGCAAGCGAGAAAAAGGCTTTAGAGACCCAAATGGAAGAGAAACTCCATGAATTGGATGTTCTTCAGGACACACTAGCGAAGATGGAGCAAACAGCCCAAAAAACCAAAGATGACCTGGTCAGGATGACGGAATTGAAGGACGCGCTAGAGGCTGAGAAGGATGATTTGGAAGAAAGGCTCATGAATCAGCTGGCAGAGCTTAATGGGAGTATCGGAAACTATCAGCAAGATGCAACGGACTCCCAGATGGAAAATGAGCAGCTGAAACGTGAGCTTCAGAGCCTGCAGAGAGTGGTGcatgagctggaggaggagaaacgTCACATGGCgatggagaaaagcaaagccggttcagaaaagcagaaggaatttGTAGAAAAGCTGAAGTGCAGTTGGAGGGGAGACACCAGCACACACGTAAAGGAGCTTCAAGAGCTgctgaaacagaagcagcaggagattaagcagctgcagaaggaatGTATTAAAAGCCAGGAGAAGAACAGTAGTTTAGAAAGAACTATTAAAGCTCTGGAATTTGTGCAGAGCGAGGCTCAGAAAGAGGTAGAAGCAGCCAAAGAGGCTTTAGCTAAAGCAGTTGAAGACACCAAGAAAGCCCAAGCGGAGCTTGCTCTCTGCAAAGTGACGTTGGACGATACCCAGAGCGAGGCAGCAAGGGTTGTAGCAGAGGGAGTCAAAGTGAAGGAAGAGTTGCAGGCGAACAAAGAGAATATTGTCAttcaactgaagaaaaaagatgagGACTTGGAGAGGagactggaagaagaaagagagaagcacTCAAAGGAAGTTAAAAACATTGAGGAGAGGCTGGTGGCTTTGCAGAGGGAGAAAGACCACGTGGAAAGTGCTCTTGGTGACCTTCAAGACGCGTTGGAAAGAAAGGATCAAGAAGCCAAGCAGTTGGAAGGCCACCTGAATAAAACACTGGCCCAGCTTGCAGCCTTCACCAGGAGCATGTCGTCTCTTCAGGACGACCGGGATCGAGTGATCGATGAAGCGAAGACCTGGGAGAAGAAATTCACGGAAACTATtcaaaagaaggaggaagaaatacgTTCCAAAGAGGAAACTTGCATCGTGCTGAAGGACCAGATGAAGCAGATGGCCCTGCACGTGGAAGAACTTCAGGCTCAGATATCCAG gCTGGAACACAGCAAGAAAGACTTGGAGTCTCAATCCAAGAAGGAGATTCAGCACCATCAAACAACATGTCAAATGTTgcgggaggaaaaaaaggaacttcTGATGCAGCTTGAAGAATCTCAGAGGCTGTCCAGCCAGTCTCAGGATgagcagcagaaactggagTCAGAAATCAGCAGCCTGAGACACCAACTTGCTGACCTCCAGAGCTCCTTCACCGACTGTGAATTGGCCAGAGAAGAGCTGAGCAGTTTGGTGAAGCAACACGAGACCAGTATCCAGAACTTTAAATTCAGCTGCCAACAGCTTGAGGCTGATCTGCAGGCTTCCAAGGACCTAACGGATAAGCTGCATGAAGAAATTAGTGCCAAGGAGCAGAAGATCCTGAGTTTGTTGTCGGCCAAGGAGGAAGCGGTTGTGGCTGCTCTATCTGAACTACAGCAGCAACACGCTGAAGAGATGAAAGAGTTGGAGCAGAGgctgaggaaggaggaagaagctAAACAAGCtttggaaaaggagaagaacaaaTATCTTGGCCAACTTGATCATCTCACCGAAAAGATGAagacaagcagagaagaaagtaagaaaCACAAGGCACAACTGGACTCCTTCACCAAGTCCATGTCCTCGTTGCAAGATGACAGGGACCGCGTCCTCAGAGACTACAAGCAGCTTGAGGAACGTCATCTTGTGATCATCTTGGAGAAAGACCAGCTGATTCAggaggctgctgctgaaaacaATAAGCTCAAGGAAGAAATGAGAAGTTTTCATAGCCGGATGGATGATCTCAACTCTGAGAACGCCAAGCTGAGTGCGGAGTTGGTGCGATATAGAGAAGACCTGAACCAAGTGATTTCAATAAAGGACTCTCAGCAGAAGCAGCTTCTCAAAACGCAGCTTCAGCGCATCCAGACTCTGGAAAAGGAGAAGACAATGGTAGAAACGCGGCTGAAAGAGTCTGAACATGCTCAGGATGATCTCAGGAAGGGCATGGAAGCCTTGAGAGAGGAGAAAGTCACTGTGTCTCAAGAGATTGAAACGCTTACGTCTTCTTTGTCTCGGGTGAAGAATGAGATGGCAGCATTACTTGAGGGGACTCCTATCGTAGAGTGTCAAGCGCAGCTGAAGGCTCGAGAGGAAGAGGCCCAAGAACTGAGTCATAAACTTTCCCTTTCACAACAAAGAATAACAGAACTTGAGGAGCAACTTCTATGCGTTCAAAACGATGCGTCCAAGAAggtgggagaggctgaggaCAAGCTTCGAAAGGAATTGAAGCACCTACATCACGATGCGGGGATCATGAGGAatgaaacagaaacagcagaagagagagTAGCAGAGTTGGCGCGGGACTTGATGGAAATGGAGCAGAAATTTCTCGAAGTCacagatgaaaacaaagatCTCAGAGCTCAAATTCAGTCTTTTGGGAAGTCCATGAGCTCTCTTCAGGACAGCCGGGACCAGGCCAATGAAGAGCTTCatgttttgaaacagaaatactCTGTGGACTTAGAGGAACAGAAGAGTCTGGTGCAAAATCTTCAGAAACAGATGGTTCAGCTACAAGAGGAGCAACAATCCACTGCCAGAGAGCGAGATACGGTGAGGTCTGAGCTGATAGAACTGCAGAAAACCACTGATGAAAGAGGCCTCTTGGCTCAAATTGAGCAACTTAATCAGAAGCTCAGAGCCAAAGAAGATGAGCTTCTCCGTTTGTCTTCTGAACTGGAAAGCTCTTCCAACCAACTCAAATCCTTCTCCAAGGCTATGGGAAGCCTGCAGAACGAGCGTGACCGGCTGCTGAATGAATTGGACAAAACACGTAAGACGGAAGAAGTGAAGCAACAAGCAGAAGGGAGCACGTCCACCACTCTTCCAGAAGTGCAGAGTCTAAAGAAGGCGCTGTCCTCCTTGCAAGATGACAGAGACAGAGTA GTAAGAGAGCTGAAGAACCTGCAGCAGCAATACATCCTGGTTGGGGTGGAATCAGCTGAAAACGCTCGCTTAAAAGCTCAACTGCAGGAGTATCAGCAAGACATGGATAAAGAGCATCTTCTCTTAGAAGAGCTGAAGCAGGAAAGTGTTTCCTACCAGCAGGAGCTCCAGCAGCTTAG GCAAGAGAAAACTACCTGGGAAAAGCAGAACAGTGGCCTGAAGGAGCAATACCTGATGGTCATCGCAGACAAAGACAAGGAACTGAACCATTTACAAAGAATCGTGCAAGAAATGAAGCTGCTCCAGAACAAGCCTCGAGTTGGAGAGGAGCGGGACCAACCGAAG ATTCCTTCAGAAGTTCTGAGAGGGGACTTTTCAAGCCTAGAAACGGAGACCAAACATCTCCAGACCCAGCTAAGTGACAGCCTGAAAGAACTGCACCAAAAAGAGCTCAGAATTCAGCAGTTAAACAGCAAG CTCTCTCAAGTCTTTGAGGAGAAGAACGCCCTCTCCCTCCAGCTACGTAGCAGCAGTCGGAGCATCTGCGAGAGCCATCAGCACTACAATGAGGTTCTGAACCGCTGCTTGGAGCTTGAGAAGCAACTCCAGGAGCTGCATTCGGCAGACAAGGGCATG GAGTTGTTTGCAACAGATGCTGCTCCAGGAGCACCTCAAGAAAAGAACGAGCCTCCGAGAGGGAGTTACACACCAGAACTGCAGGAGTTGCAGCTGAG GTTGTCTGAAACGGAACATttacacagcagcacaaagcaggATCTGAGGTATttagaggagcagctggaggaagaacGGGAGCGTCGTCTCGCTGTAGAGGAGGCGCTTTCTGCAGCGCAGGATCAAATCAGGAG GTTGCAGTCGAGTGAGTGGACGTCTTCCTCGAGCGCCAGCATCGATATGACTCCGGATCATGAGCATCCCTTGCTGATGGATCCCGTGGATAATCATTTCAGCAAA